A window of Metopolophium dirhodum isolate CAU chromosome 6, ASM1992520v1, whole genome shotgun sequence genomic DNA:
taatttatgtgaatcaattaaaaatattggtatcTTGGCAGTTGGGAGaaaactgtgtttttttttttggatgtaCCACTTGGGTAAATTGATTTGAGTATGAGTTTAGGACTaagatttattttggaaaaGTAGGTTTTTTGACAGCTAGTTAATACTTTTatgtatcatttaaaaaaattttcccAGTATTTTTCTTGAgtgtaaaaaaactaatattatgtgtgcaattttttatttttgcaaaatagaaaattttaactttaaactaagttaagttacttttttttcaaagttaacttttaacttaacgagttaacgaaaaaaatatgattaacttttaatttaacttaactttattattttaaaataacttaacttaacgagttaaaaaaaatcgttaacttgcccagccttggattTTATGGAATTAGATAGTTATTTttccttataataaatataactaaaaggatctacatgcataataatatacatataatattatattataagtataacagtttatttaccaaacccaatattattttctaaacataataaaatttgttttttaaaaaccttGAATATTCTtttgttacataaattatattctaaatgaTGATGATAtcacacaaaaatattgaaatatttttcaatttactacacacataggattttactgatttaaaataattaaaaaagttaccTCACTAACTCACTTACAGGGTAAGTAGTATATTAAAAtgggtgtggggggggggggggatttagTGTGTTaaaacaggttttttttttatagaaaacttACAAAGCCCAAAagtaacagttaaattaattagtgtGTGGTGTGTGCTCTGAAATCAGATGTATTTTAGGCCCTGCAATATAATACCGGTTTGtgatattttgtacaatttgacAAAATAACTAGTCAAAGTATAAATTACATACATTACATACAAGTTTTAGTTATTTCACAAGCTTTTTTTTCCAGTATGCATCACTACATGTCTACATGGGAGCCGAACTGTTTATCACATTCCTTAGCTCCAGTTCAATAATTTCATAAGCTAACTGATTCAATTGTTACtaaagcagttgaaaaatattaaaaatatataggcacaatttttttttataaacatttattaagttcgaattttgataaaatttatcaaatttaagaattattttgtagttaaaagtttatacaatgttcaacttttatagctataaattgtaaatttaaaacaaggtaaaTAATcctaaaaatcataattattcgaATATTTATCTTGGATCATATACTATGGATGTGGCTACAGCGTATGATTTTGTCGCCTATAATATAGCGACGAGTCGCCGAATTAGGTGATCTATTTGCACGAGTGCAATGCAACTCCTCGCATAATTAtccataggtataataggtatctgTGGATAAATATGCGAGAATTCGCGTTGCGCATGCGTATATTGACCACCTGGCACCAAATACGGCGACTCGTCACTATTGATTAAATCGGCAAcgttttttgtattgatttaatgcGCTGTGGCTCCATCCACCGTATAtacgatatttattataaataatttataacacatgagtgatttatgaaatttaataactGATAATAAAATCTGTGATAGCTGATCATGATAACAGAGTCGCCCATCTTACAGACGTTCTAGACGCTTGTCTATTATCTCCTACCGTCGTCGGCGCGCgccttataaaatttaatttctcatTAAATTTCTTACAGTATTTGAGTTTCGTacttgctataatattatacttttgtacTTTTGTGTGCTATCGTCAATTATCAACAACGTTCGCCGTCGCCGTCTCCAGGTGCCAAATTTCCAAATTCCAACCTACACTCTAGTAGAGTGACTCTACAGTGCCCCACAGCTATTGCCGCGACCGACACAGGTTCGTAACAATCagtattttctttcatataaattatacaggGTGAATGTTTAACCGTGCTCACCCACCTTTCTTCCTTTAATAGTTCATTTAATCAAATTCTACGTGGCTATGTCGACGTTTGTTATCATTGATTGATCCGTCATCTGCATTGTTATAATACAGATTATTTGATGGATGCATCGTTTTAAAAAACAGACAATATTTGAGTTTGTACTTACTACTTATGTACTTTAGTGCGCTCTACCGTCTTGTGTTTACCGTCAACACCATTCGCCGTCTCCGAATTCTACCCCAAGCACCCTCCCCCTTAATCCGCTTCTGAGTATatagtagtatttattatacttggatcatttcaacaaattaatcatcaatagtaggtaattactagAGCGCAGATTAGTATGAATTTGCTAATTTATTCTGGCTGATCGTATGATATGCTAAGTGTACACATAATTTGTTTCAtgatataacaattttaactatgGAACTATAATGGTacatatattttgcatttatttgacattttttgattttaattttaattttgttttttgaattacctacatgattttttttctgatttcaatttaaaataatttacttatttattttacttataattttaggatatttatatttttatattatacaccaaaAACTATTTACTCTTTTCTGTTTGTAATTaggttttatacattatttttagttttgtttcattaaaatatcagttttacatttttactattttaattttgatttccaCCTCTGAGCCAGCAATTCGGCGCAGGATCGTGATATCATGTCCCGTTGAAGCATCATTAAACACGGCTATGAAacgatattaataaacaaaatcgcTTACCAATGAACATAATGATTGGTTTGCTGGTTTTTGTTGAATTTTGaactaaaatcttttttttaaagttttatataattttgaatattattataaaaattttgattttgatattacTTTAGAGTTCATAGagaattattaacaatatttacaattgattttgaaatgaccttttttaatttaaaggcATTCATATCTTgacttataaatatacaattcataatggaaaatataataCCAGAAACCAGTAGATGCAAACCAgtcaaattgtttaaaaaatcatcCTTCATTGACATGTATGAGGGTTTGCAATCCTTACGCAAGTAAGTGGTAAGTGATTTAATCtcctagataaatattaataatatttttttgtttttagtgatGAGATTTTTTGTGATATTAAACTGGAAACGGacgataacaaaataataactgcaCATAAAGTGGTTTTATCAGCGGCTTGTCCGTATTTCCATGCTATGTTCACAAATTTTGCAGAAAGGAATCATGATCTTGTGGAAATGAGACATATAGATTATACCGCTTTACTGCTTTTAGTGAACTTTATTTATTCAGGACAAATCTTGATCACTGAAGAAAACGTCCAGGTAATAATAGATAaagtttgatttaattatagaaaactaaattatttaaatcgtttgttatttatttcttaagGATATATTACCGGCTGCAGATCTCTTGCAGTTCCAAGGAGTAAAAGAGGCTTGTTGTGATTTCTTACAATCACAGCTCTGTCCTACAAATTGTATCGGAATTAACTATTTAGCTGATTTACACAGCTGTACAAAATTGATAACAAGTTCAGAAGTATATATTCATCAACACTTTTCGTacgaaattgaatttattattttgattctataagtacattttatttattactgtaatattttgattcttagaGAAGTTGTTGGTTGCAAAGAATTCCTATCTTTATCATCGGAACAAGTGGTTAAGTTGATCTCTAGTGATAGACTTCCAGTATCATCTGAAGAAAAAGTAGGCAAACTATAATtgattattgttatgttttattattgacgAAGGAAAAATTCAGTAAccatttaatatgtaatattaagtattctaattaatttatagtatatttattgttttaggtatttgaaagtgttattcgttgggtaaaaTATGATTTGAGTTCAAGAAATAGCATTTTACCCCAATTAATGGAACACGTACGATTACCATTAACATCAAAggatttcatattaaaatatgtacttacgGAACCTCTTATTAagaattgtttaaaatgtaagttttttctttaaatataatttcactgtaaattaatttatattttagatatatatttatttattatttttaaggttatcAATATGTATTTGAGGCATTAAATACACTCAAATCAAAAGAGCTTGTTCCACAAATCATCCAGAATACACCTAGGCATGGAGAAAGAGTATGATtctgttataatttattcatctttacaatttaattaaattatttaatgataacaGGGTATACTAGTTGTTGGTGGAATTTATTCTGGATTAAGTAATAGTTTAGAATGGTATGACCCAACCATGAACCATTGGTATATTGGACCACAAATTATTACTAACCGTGAAAGACCTGGTCTAGCCGTAATTAaagataatttagtattttatgtgGGTGGTTATGATGTATCACCTCTTCGGTCTGTATTTGTGCTTGATTTATCTTCAGAATCACCTTGTTGGCAACCAAGTGTCAACATGTTAGTTGAACGTGATTATGTAAGAGTTGgtgtaataaatgataatatatatgccgtaagtaatgttaaattataaattattagtttatgtGTTAAAAAGTACTtacagatatattatactttcaatTTAAGGTAGGAGGATATAATCATACGGATGGTTATTTAAATAGTGCAGAAGTTTATTACTACAATACTCAAGAATGGCATATGATATCTAATATGCCTAttgtaagaattttttttgcgGTCGGAATCCTGAATGATCTTTTATATGTggtaagtaattaatattccttttatgattttaattttgtactatatttgttataataataattggaattGGAATAATAAAAGTCTCCTGAGAAAGAATCGCGTAATATATtcacaaagtaaaatatttcaataaattaaaaatttatattaatattaaagaataatctaataaaaatatttgtttatatacctcttatattcaatgatttaataatttaattaggaACTGGTTCAATTTCACCTATATATAGGGGGTACaaaaactcaattttatttttgttacagattttttctttatgtaacacaaaaagtatttttattacttaataagaCTACttgttagtttttaatattgtaaatacaatatttacaaaaattattaaactttattataataatggtgaCAATGCAAAAGGTTATAAGCGACACTTTTTATGAAATCGGCTTTTTGTAATTAGCCTTTGTAATAAGCAACGTAATTCTGTATCAAATGCTCTTACTCATTTAtcgatatgttttttttttacgatataaaacgaaaatttagattttagacataagcgccaaaaagtgtaaattaattaacaagtatgtatataaataaggAATAAGCGACATTTAGTTTGAAATGATAGCATAAGCACCATAGGATTTTACTTTATGGGGCCGAAgcgaaaacataattattatagttcataatagattttatataaaaaaaactattttctgTTATCTGTTCCGttgactataaataataataataataaaataataaaaatgatacaaatcttaaaaatgcaatattgtatgaagttattaacattttatgccAATGAGAATATTTATCTacgtttctattaaaataacatgtcatttatttataatgaataatcataaattataatcaatgaaaataactatgataaactatattttttttcttataataattaataattttgcgcCCGAATATTCACATAATGAGAAGAAAATTAATAGCCCATAAGCaccaaattttataataatagcaaattttaacggatataaatgtttagctaaaaaaaattgaaaaacaattgTCTTAAATAGAGTACAACTCATCttttttactattatcatttttttctaaattaaaatataatctatgaaatgtaattattgttaaaaatagttttttggcTCACCTGAATAATTTCGAAAATGTCGATTATGCCCTTTTGCATTGTCACcatcaatattatgtttgttttcaacataaaatatagcctaatttttttagtttctttctAACTTGatcaagatttatttttaatttccaaacatttttgaacctgtgtaatatttaaattgatatgcttatttttaataattacatttttgtaattaaaaataataatattttgtttattcaaCTTGTTATAGTTATGtactcaatattataaataatcaaccACTTTCATTGGAAATACTatggaataatattgtattcctggatttttttttagtgtaatgtatttttatcctACAgtgatttgtattaattaaattttgtaggTAGGAGGTTATAATCAATCAAGACAGGCTTTAGACACTGTTGAATGTTATAATCCCAGTATTGATATGTGGTCACCAGTCGCAAACATGTGTGTATGTCGCAGTGGTGCTGGTGTAGGAGTTTTATACGGTGAACTGTATGCTGTAGGCGGTGATAATGGATCAGACCTTTTGAGTAGTGTTGAAAAATATAGTCCAACAACAGGAGTTTGGACTACTATAGCAGATATAAGTTTTCCACGAAAAAATGCAGGTAACTTCTCTTTGAATAATTCTaaactattttatgaaacattttttttttttttttgaaacgttaattaaacttaatttttcaatatagaCGTAGTCGCATTAGATGGTTTATTGTATATCGTCGGTGGAGTGACCCAAACTCCTGATTTTGAATCTGTAGAATGTTACAACCCAAACACCAATACGTGGGCCATGGTCACAGCGACAATGAATGTTGAACGGTTTTTACCTCGATCAGTAGCCATTAATAGGCCACGACATTTAACAACTTGTTAGCattcatgattatttttttggtacaatatatgttttcataaattgCATTATTGTATGTTACACcatgtttattgtattatttttaattttacatcttttatgtttaatttctaTAGCTAATTAAGGTTTCTTCTCATAAGTAGTTattattgtaaccaaaaaaactataaaatatatacctaaacacaattttatttatagatatttttatttcaaatttggaTCAAATTAGAGACgtatttaaatgaagaataacaattttagtttttttgttttaatttataaatagtattcgTGGACACTTGgaattattaaagtatattataatttatacacacaatgccATTTTCAAATGAAATGTCTTCAGCAATAATTAATCCAACTAACAGAATtacttatagtaaaataaattattttaatagaaataaaaccacagattatataaaaCTGTTTATTATGTGTGTTCTAgtgacaaaattaataattacactaccgacattatttttaaaaaaaaatagttaaccaATATACATACCTTGTAGATAcacataattaataacaatataattttactatagtgGTGTATACCATATATGTAGAAATATACATTGTACTATTTTGTCCTATGCAGTAACGCAGATTGtgttttactaataaataattgaacggGCTGGCCCACTGGGATACCGGGAAGTTCttgagatttatattttatgtttattttatcaattcctttACTAGGtagataacatttaataaatattttgacttgttttgtgctgtttacggataattttaagattcaattttatttgttgggctaaaaagcgtaaaaattcaCTACAAGGCTTCtaatatattgcttaaatagcagttgaaaaatattaaaaattcataggcacagttttttttttatataagcatttaaagttagatttttgataacatttatcaaattcaaaatttgaaaatgtataaaatgttcaatttttataggtaagggttgaaaattgaaaacaaggttccacgtaaatagctaataatatataaattactttgtttgcaatatattatcatcatattattatatacaatacacgtcttagtaatataatagatCAGTGTTTCTTAAACCCATAAGTGGTACATTAAGAacatctcccaaaaaaaaaaaaaatggaatggattgttcacattaaaaattatttggtatatttgatatatttaataataatataaataataattttacatattgaattttctatttatgcattaaatgcttatattattattatcatgttgtagttcctaataaaataaaattctgtatacatgtaaaataacatttttgataagcaaaaaaaaatgttatttggtcAAGTGGTAcacgaaaattttcaaactgtatAGGTGGTACGCTGATACTAAAAGGTTGAGAACAACGCtgtcatagactgactgaccgtctttgctcagaatcatttttctcatacaatgacaCAGTGGCGGAACCACGATCATTGAGGCCCgtggatacaatttttttggagGCCCTATATCTGTAATTCAAATTTCTAAACATTGGGCTgtttatttatatgcaataaaaaaatatatatttatagtaaattaattatttattgaattataatttcggaaacagtaataataatattttatttacaatgaaaaagattttttttctgcTACGGTCTTGAGCAAACGTCTTCGCCAATAAcgaaaagttcaattttttagcacgCTCGTTTTCTATCGAAATCATTGCAAGACCACTAAGCCGTGTTTGGGACATGGGACttcttagataattttaaattaatttaagttttgagAATGCCCTTTCTGCATTCGCCACAGTAACTGGTAATGTAAGGAATAAGTAAAATGCCGTTAATAAGTCAGGGAAactagtaattaaattattattttcaattattagtaatttagtcGTATCAAAATTCTGTTACAAGACTTAAGTTCAGAACAAACAGTCATTTAAATTACTCAATTTGTGTGGCGAGTTCTGCTGGATTAAAGTCCTGAAATTCATCAACCAACTTTTTTGTACTGATCTCGTCATCTGATATTAGTATGTTATTAATGCATAGGTAGGCTTCGTCCGATCGTCCGAGGTAAGTAACTTATACTTCGCGCACACAAGTGCGGGTCGCTCTCCAAGTTTTAATCATAcgctattttgtttttatcggaaagacttcaaatgcatattttaacttttgcaataaaaattttgaaaatcagaaTGATCCTACCCGCAAAATGtggttttcaattaaataaaaaaaacaattgacgaaatccgactattctacaattcatttttttatagaaaataaaataatcaactcTAAAAGTTTAATACAACCACGAATGATgtttttaaatcacaacaaaataacttgttatttttggttttaatatgtaattttttcatcgaaaatttgaacttaaatgttgtacattttataaatttttaacaaggcaagtaaatattcaatttgataaattttgtcaacattttaacttaaaatacttataaaaaatataacagaaaGCGTCACAGGTGACAGatttattatgttgaatttgaagtaaatatttttaatttaaaacatgtggtttcatatttattataggaTAGGATTGGacattttaaagaatttaatttgttcaaattgtatttttctgaaCACAAAGAGATAACTTTTAAtaggataaaatatttaaaacaaattgattggtcaaaaataaaaaataaatacctccATAGAAAATTCGACTCTATAAGTGCCCCCTGAGGGTATttctcaactgctattataattGCTTATGAGgaactttatattaattttcaagctttttgatctaacgaatacaattttattgataatggGTGGAATATCCAATGTCGAGATTCAACATAGCttgtgaaaattaatttaaatttgtcatgATGCAtgaaaattactaatataaacatttagtgaaaattgCATCTGTATTCTGTTGTTTTGTTTATACTAGAacactataataggtactcgactcgacacatataataatacaatatactctaCAGCAGAGTCAGAGCGGTTACCTATACTATATCcccttttaataattaataatttatttcgctATCTTAACTAAATTAGGTatgtcattttagattctgagcggagcgatgaatacattgattttataatgatgtgcgtttttt
This region includes:
- the LOC132946782 gene encoding kelch-like protein 2; the protein is MENIIPETSRCKPVKLFKKSSFIDMYEGLQSLRNDEIFCDIKLETDDNKIITAHKVVLSAACPYFHAMFTNFAERNHDLVEMRHIDYTALLLLVNFIYSGQILITEENVQDILPAADLLQFQGVKEACCDFLQSQLCPTNCIGINYLADLHSCTKLITSSEVYIHQHFSEVVGCKEFLSLSSEQVVKLISSDRLPVSSEEKVFESVIRWVKYDLSSRNSILPQLMEHVRLPLTSKDFILKYVLTEPLIKNCLKCYQYVFEALNTLKSKELVPQIIQNTPRHGERGILVVGGIYSGLSNSLEWYDPTMNHWYIGPQIITNRERPGLAVIKDNLVFYVGGYDVSPLRSVFVLDLSSESPCWQPSVNMLVERDYVRVGVINDNIYAVGGYNHTDGYLNSAEVYYYNTQEWHMISNMPIVRIFFAVGILNDLLYVVGGYNQSRQALDTVECYNPSIDMWSPVANMCVCRSGAGVGVLYGELYAVGGDNGSDLLSSVEKYSPTTGVWTTIADISFPRKNADVVALDGLLYIVGGVTQTPDFESVECYNPNTNTWAMVTATMNVERFLPRSVAINRPRHLTTC